One region of Bdellovibrionota bacterium genomic DNA includes:
- a CDS encoding TIGR02266 family protein, giving the protein MGKERRKLSRISRRARIHFKTEKISGQGTVVNLSESGLFIRTSRLVPVGSQIMIPVRLADNRVVDLEGHVAWSYELAEGGDFFGESAGMGIELSAAPEEYLRFIAKMRTQLEVAPRGVEERFEIFHRVRFQSGQEFLMEYTQNLSRGGMYLATKQPLEPGSEIRAQLEIPGIQESLHVVGKVAYRLDPKKAKEVGRTAGYGIQFINLDSETKAKLHHYIHRLEIHRAHPERRQVGTLPRQGMLTEYLVPEILLSLLEQQATGTLLLKRADIHKLVYMRNGHPFFVESSLPSERLGPFLVKKGKIAPADLAQSLEELAESDIHHGEIMVAGGMLDAPVLAAILVEHQEEKLLGTFPWFEGTFEFTPGTDWPRGILMVPLNTYQIVFSGIAQWYDATLISSWMGLDNSSALRRVKMPPPDAVVPPHIFRILHVVSTPQSIGKLTASLQMSREKVISAAYSLIIAGWAVLDFTAQPDVSQPEFRAAPKPPTPANQEVLELLRKWVAEDFERLRRLDFYELLGLDENAADTALTTAYEKCSSRYSSSEAKQIQDEEIKTKIVQIRSWFKLAYDTLKDPNLREYAKGRRLGRAAP; this is encoded by the coding sequence ATGGGTAAAGAACGCCGCAAGTTATCCAGAATCAGCCGACGGGCCCGAATTCACTTTAAGACCGAGAAGATTTCGGGCCAAGGCACCGTCGTGAATCTTTCCGAGTCCGGCCTGTTTATTCGAACGAGCCGCCTGGTACCCGTCGGCAGTCAGATCATGATTCCCGTGCGACTCGCCGACAACCGCGTCGTGGACCTCGAAGGCCACGTCGCATGGAGTTATGAGCTGGCCGAAGGGGGGGACTTTTTTGGAGAGAGCGCCGGGATGGGCATCGAACTCTCGGCCGCGCCGGAAGAATACCTTCGATTCATCGCAAAGATGCGAACTCAGCTTGAGGTCGCTCCTCGCGGCGTGGAAGAGCGGTTTGAAATATTTCACCGCGTCCGCTTCCAAAGCGGCCAGGAATTTCTCATGGAGTACACCCAAAACCTGAGCCGCGGGGGAATGTATTTGGCGACCAAGCAACCCCTCGAACCCGGGAGCGAAATTCGGGCTCAGCTTGAAATCCCCGGAATCCAGGAATCTCTCCACGTCGTCGGAAAGGTGGCGTACCGTTTGGATCCGAAAAAAGCGAAGGAAGTGGGACGAACCGCCGGCTATGGAATTCAGTTCATCAACCTGGATTCGGAAACCAAGGCGAAACTCCATCACTACATTCATCGATTGGAAATCCACCGGGCGCACCCCGAACGGCGGCAGGTCGGTACGTTGCCGAGACAGGGAATGCTGACGGAATACCTTGTGCCTGAAATCTTGTTGAGCCTTTTGGAACAACAAGCCACCGGCACGCTTCTTTTGAAAAGAGCCGACATACATAAATTGGTCTACATGAGAAACGGGCATCCTTTTTTTGTGGAGTCCTCCCTCCCCTCGGAACGCCTGGGACCGTTCTTGGTGAAGAAGGGGAAGATCGCGCCGGCCGACCTGGCTCAATCGCTGGAGGAATTGGCCGAGAGCGACATCCACCATGGAGAAATCATGGTGGCCGGCGGTATGCTCGATGCTCCGGTTCTGGCGGCGATTCTCGTGGAACACCAGGAGGAAAAACTTCTCGGCACGTTTCCATGGTTCGAGGGAACTTTCGAATTCACGCCCGGCACAGACTGGCCCAGGGGCATCCTGATGGTTCCGCTGAACACGTACCAGATCGTTTTTTCGGGAATCGCGCAATGGTATGACGCGACGCTTATCAGCTCCTGGATGGGTCTTGATAATTCGAGCGCGCTCCGCCGCGTAAAAATGCCCCCTCCCGATGCCGTCGTTCCGCCCCATATTTTTCGGATTCTTCATGTGGTTTCGACTCCCCAATCGATAGGAAAGCTCACGGCAAGTCTCCAGATGTCCCGAGAGAAAGTGATTTCGGCCGCCTATTCCCTGATCATCGCCGGCTGGGCCGTTCTTGACTTCACGGCGCAACCGGATGTCAGTCAACCCGAGTTTCGCGCAGCTCCGAAGCCGCCGACACCCGCCAATCAAGAAGTTCTCGAACTTCTGAGAAAATGGGTGGCGGAGGATTTCGAGCGGCTGCGACGCCTGGATTTTTACGAACTGCTCGGCCTGGACGAAAACGCGGCCGACACGGCATTGACAACGGCGTACGAAAAGTGCTCCTCCCGTTATTCCTCCTCGGAAGCGAAGCAAATTCAGGACGAGGAGATTAAGACAAAGATCGTTCAGATTCGTTCCTGGTTCAAGTTGGCCTACGACACGTTGAAAGACCCGAACCTACGTGAATACGCCAAAGGCCGCCGCTTAGGCCGCGCGGCTCCATAA
- a CDS encoding CRTAC1 family protein, whose product MSRKKRLRNAWMIVGVIILGSALFVSANLRLRRGKPLVPDQPVEGVSDKLKRDLPPGVPDVRFTDVARRAGIGFVHSNGKRTSMLPEDMGSGAAWGDYDNDGNLDLYIVNHAGPWSPDFHVTPDMPANALYHNNGDGTFTDMAQKAGVDLRAFGMGVAWGDYDADGYPDLYVTNVGGNVLFHNDGNGRFTDVTARTGVKGGGFGATAIWNDFDGDGWLDIYVTNYVEFVFDPNDYKRGSSQWGYSLPFTINPSSYKPARNLFFRNNHDGTFTEIARKLGVDNPTGRSLSASSADLDNNGWPDIYIANDISASALFLNERGRKFVNRGAQAWIAEYRGSMGLAIGDVDFDGDLDVFISHWLGQENSLYRNLLLENGGKELHFTDIADMVGLGAVALPFVGWGAEFFDMDNNGELDVAVVNGSTLQDSADPTQLVPQKNFLFWKKGAEGFFDIGDIAGPAFTEPNVGRGLAVADYDNDGLLDLLVTRNHGPAMLLHNETKTQNHWLTVRLHGPKGNPTGTGARVRLSANGRTALREAGTSPSYLSQHSPDLHFGLGSTTTIESLEVTWPHGPTQKWSQVPIDRMTVVEYGRTELKGSAK is encoded by the coding sequence ATGAGCCGGAAGAAACGTCTGCGTAACGCCTGGATGATTGTGGGCGTAATCATTCTGGGAAGCGCTCTTTTTGTGAGTGCAAATCTGCGGCTTCGCAGGGGCAAGCCGCTGGTGCCCGATCAACCTGTGGAAGGCGTAAGTGACAAACTTAAAAGGGATCTTCCGCCCGGCGTCCCCGATGTCCGCTTCACGGACGTCGCAAGGAGAGCCGGGATCGGCTTTGTCCATTCGAATGGAAAGCGCACCTCCATGCTTCCGGAAGATATGGGTTCAGGCGCGGCATGGGGGGACTACGACAATGACGGCAATTTGGACCTCTACATTGTGAACCACGCCGGGCCGTGGTCTCCCGATTTTCATGTCACGCCGGATATGCCCGCCAATGCGCTTTACCACAACAACGGCGATGGAACGTTCACCGATATGGCTCAGAAGGCGGGCGTCGATCTTCGAGCGTTTGGAATGGGCGTGGCATGGGGTGATTACGATGCCGACGGATATCCCGACCTATACGTCACAAATGTCGGGGGAAATGTTCTCTTCCACAATGACGGAAACGGCCGTTTTACCGACGTGACCGCCCGTACGGGGGTGAAGGGGGGCGGCTTCGGCGCTACCGCGATCTGGAACGATTTTGACGGCGATGGATGGCTGGACATCTATGTCACCAACTACGTCGAGTTCGTCTTCGACCCGAACGATTATAAGCGGGGGTCGTCGCAGTGGGGATACTCGCTGCCGTTCACGATCAATCCTTCATCGTACAAACCGGCGCGCAATCTCTTCTTCCGGAACAATCACGACGGAACGTTCACGGAAATCGCCCGTAAGCTTGGCGTCGATAATCCGACGGGGCGCTCGCTCTCCGCCTCTTCCGCCGACCTCGATAACAACGGCTGGCCCGATATCTATATCGCCAACGATATCTCCGCGAGCGCCCTCTTTCTCAACGAACGGGGAAGAAAGTTTGTCAATCGAGGCGCGCAGGCATGGATCGCCGAATATCGCGGATCGATGGGGCTCGCGATCGGGGATGTCGATTTTGACGGGGATCTGGACGTTTTTATTTCTCATTGGCTTGGGCAGGAAAACAGCCTCTACCGGAATCTGCTCTTGGAGAACGGGGGGAAGGAGCTCCATTTCACCGATATCGCCGACATGGTCGGCCTTGGCGCGGTCGCCCTTCCGTTCGTGGGATGGGGAGCGGAGTTTTTCGACATGGACAACAACGGCGAACTGGACGTCGCGGTGGTCAACGGAAGCACGCTGCAGGATTCGGCCGACCCGACCCAGCTTGTTCCGCAAAAGAATTTTCTCTTCTGGAAGAAAGGGGCGGAGGGGTTTTTTGATATCGGCGACATCGCGGGACCCGCTTTTACGGAGCCGAACGTCGGCCGGGGGCTCGCCGTGGCCGATTACGACAACGACGGCTTGCTGGATCTCCTGGTTACACGCAACCACGGACCGGCGATGCTCCTTCACAACGAGACGAAAACTCAAAACCATTGGCTGACCGTTCGCCTGCATGGGCCGAAAGGGAATCCGACGGGAACCGGCGCGAGGGTCCGGCTTTCTGCAAACGGGCGAACGGCATTGCGCGAAGCGGGAACCAGCCCGTCGTATTTGAGCCAACACAGCCCCGACCTCCATTTCGGTCTCGGTTCCACGACAACGATCGAATCGCTGGAGGTCACCTGGCCTCATGGGCCAACACAGAAGTGGAGCCAGGTTCCCATCGATCGTATGACGGTCGTGGAATACGGACGAACGGAACTCAAAGGTAGCGCGAAATGA
- a CDS encoding multiheme c-type cytochrome — MDKSSRNETRSAAAEWKKALVSFVTGLFAFESLTGLLIYFGPFSLSNQFAVLLHTVVGILWLVPYAVYQWTHWRGVRSQRLSHFKLIGYVTWVAITVCGVSGIVLTVEATWGTRIGYPWRLTHIVSCFASLALVITHVMTVLVAHLRTEEMESGPQMRGAQRVFFVKTGGALAAMLVAWLGAFALYRPVDTHFNFPADYSYRYGKDRPFAPSLSRTATGGAIHPRTLADSESCGDSGCHVEVVKEWIPSAHRYSSMDPLFQIIQKVMAKNEGAESTRYCAGCHDPVALFSGSKNIYEKDLTSYGANEGVSCLVCHSIEKTDVKGNADYVIAEQKRYAFELKEGKTNRFLANFLIRAYPDHHIGSYSRPFYKTPEYCAACHKQFIDQEINKVGWVQLQNQYDNWKASHWSTGRTGNDVITCRECHMPLAEHSGDPASGDSADYNRSPSDGKHRSHRFLGANQFVPGMLKLPGWEKHAALIESWLQGKVPIHEIEKKWANGAAVDLKIEAPEVAHTGSEFVYKVVVHSNKVGHDFPTGPLDIIQAWVETEVIDDSGRVIYESGRLDANHFLPKEVFLFKAEGIDKFGNLIDRHNLWEMIGARFRRSLFPGFTDAAEYRFLCPDMPRLKGASRHSPSDETHKMVVPATAGQLRISAKVRYRKVDQFLLNYALGPEAKVTAPVTDMSQVEQSIPVLLAATSARK; from the coding sequence ATGGACAAATCATCCAGAAACGAAACGAGAAGCGCGGCCGCCGAATGGAAAAAAGCTCTTGTTTCCTTCGTCACCGGCCTGTTCGCGTTCGAATCACTGACCGGTCTCCTGATTTACTTCGGGCCGTTTTCTCTTTCCAACCAGTTCGCGGTGCTGCTTCATACCGTGGTTGGCATCCTGTGGCTTGTGCCTTATGCGGTATATCAGTGGACGCATTGGCGGGGGGTTCGCTCGCAGCGCCTCTCGCATTTCAAGTTGATCGGCTACGTGACTTGGGTGGCGATCACCGTGTGCGGCGTTTCAGGAATTGTTCTGACCGTGGAAGCCACGTGGGGGACGCGGATCGGTTATCCGTGGAGACTTACGCATATCGTATCCTGCTTCGCTTCACTCGCCCTCGTCATCACGCACGTAATGACCGTGCTTGTGGCTCACCTTCGGACGGAGGAGATGGAATCGGGCCCTCAAATGCGCGGGGCCCAGAGGGTATTTTTTGTAAAGACCGGCGGCGCACTGGCCGCTATGCTGGTGGCGTGGCTCGGGGCGTTTGCGCTTTACCGGCCGGTGGACACCCATTTCAATTTTCCCGCGGACTATAGCTATCGATACGGGAAGGATCGGCCGTTCGCGCCGTCTCTGTCACGCACGGCTACCGGCGGCGCGATCCATCCCCGCACGCTGGCGGATTCGGAGAGTTGCGGGGATTCAGGCTGCCATGTCGAGGTCGTCAAAGAGTGGATTCCGAGCGCCCATCGTTACTCCTCGATGGACCCTCTGTTCCAGATCATTCAGAAAGTGATGGCGAAAAACGAAGGGGCGGAATCGACCCGCTATTGCGCGGGATGCCACGATCCCGTCGCTCTCTTTTCAGGAAGCAAGAACATTTACGAAAAAGACTTGACTTCCTACGGAGCGAACGAAGGGGTCTCGTGCTTGGTCTGCCATTCGATTGAGAAGACCGACGTGAAAGGGAACGCCGATTACGTCATCGCCGAACAGAAGCGATACGCTTTTGAGTTGAAGGAAGGAAAAACGAACCGTTTCCTCGCGAATTTCCTTATCCGAGCCTACCCGGATCACCATATCGGCAGTTATTCCCGCCCATTTTATAAAACTCCGGAGTATTGCGCCGCCTGCCACAAACAGTTCATCGACCAGGAGATCAACAAGGTCGGCTGGGTTCAACTGCAGAACCAGTACGATAACTGGAAAGCCAGCCACTGGAGCACCGGGCGCACCGGAAACGACGTGATTACTTGCCGCGAATGCCACATGCCTCTGGCCGAGCATTCCGGAGATCCGGCGAGCGGGGATTCCGCGGATTACAATCGGAGCCCGAGTGACGGCAAGCACCGGTCACATCGTTTCCTCGGTGCGAACCAGTTCGTTCCCGGAATGCTCAAGCTTCCCGGTTGGGAGAAACACGCGGCTCTCATCGAGAGCTGGCTCCAAGGGAAAGTCCCGATTCACGAAATCGAAAAGAAATGGGCCAACGGCGCCGCGGTCGATTTGAAGATTGAGGCCCCCGAAGTCGCTCACACCGGATCGGAGTTCGTCTATAAGGTGGTGGTCCATTCGAACAAGGTCGGCCATGACTTCCCCACCGGGCCGCTGGACATTATCCAGGCCTGGGTCGAAACGGAAGTCATCGACGATTCCGGCCGCGTGATCTACGAGTCCGGCCGGCTCGACGCGAACCATTTTCTTCCCAAAGAGGTCTTCTTGTTCAAGGCGGAAGGGATCGACAAGTTCGGAAATCTGATCGACCGCCACAATCTTTGGGAAATGATCGGCGCCCGTTTCCGGCGATCCCTCTTTCCCGGGTTCACGGATGCGGCGGAGTACCGTTTTCTCTGTCCCGACATGCCGCGCTTGAAAGGCGCATCCCGGCACTCTCCCTCTGATGAGACCCACAAAATGGTTGTGCCGGCTACGGCCGGCCAACTCCGGATTTCGGCGAAAGTGCGTTACCGCAAGGTGGATCAATTCCTTTTGAATTACGCGTTGGGTCCCGAAGCGAAGGTGACGGCGCCGGTCACGGACATGAGCCAAGTGGAGCAAAGCATTCCGGTCCTCTTGGCGGCAACTTCAGCCAGGAAATGA